The proteins below come from a single Iocasia fonsfrigidae genomic window:
- a CDS encoding YeeE/YedE family protein, with the protein MKKTENILGFIVILLVLVLGKGFLKTDLLFFRLLIGVGLGYALARAYTGFAGSVNRAYRTGSTKLMRTMMFMFFITALITSAFLFKSDPVNYNLWINPINMGLILGGFLFGFGMSISVCCASGVLTDLSAGFPRAFITLLFFCLGVFLGFPVQRTASWVRNSWFITPTGVRINEGVFLPDLFQWDGLGGYLGSLILLALFCAVVIFVSYYYEKKLKENDKYLGHGMEIQQEQITELELKNFKPFSAETYEHIFAKPWTLKQGAVVMSIIFTLLMGVTRAGWGASTPYGIWLGKVLMFLGISAESLADFTKMSADVFKLPFFQHEVSVQNFGIIVGAVIYLLTAGKFKAIFTSELKISKKEILLYALGGITMGLGTRFANGCNVGALYTPIANFSLSGWVFLVFMIVGGIISNRIFFSPPLTSSGNLKKQGSEISM; encoded by the coding sequence ATGAAGAAGACAGAGAATATTTTAGGTTTTATAGTTATATTATTAGTGTTAGTCCTGGGTAAAGGTTTCTTAAAAACTGACCTTTTATTTTTCAGACTTTTAATAGGTGTAGGATTAGGTTACGCCCTGGCAAGGGCTTATACAGGGTTTGCTGGGAGTGTTAACCGGGCCTATAGGACTGGGTCAACTAAATTAATGAGAACTATGATGTTTATGTTTTTTATTACTGCTTTAATAACAAGCGCATTTTTATTTAAATCAGATCCTGTTAATTATAATCTCTGGATAAACCCTATCAATATGGGACTAATTTTAGGTGGATTTTTATTTGGTTTTGGAATGTCAATTTCTGTTTGTTGTGCCTCCGGGGTGCTTACTGACCTATCGGCAGGATTTCCCAGGGCTTTTATTACCCTGCTTTTTTTCTGTTTAGGTGTGTTTCTCGGTTTTCCTGTACAGAGGACTGCCAGCTGGGTTAGAAATTCCTGGTTTATTACCCCTACAGGAGTGAGAATAAATGAAGGTGTTTTTCTGCCTGATCTCTTTCAATGGGATGGTTTAGGCGGTTATCTGGGGTCACTTATCTTACTGGCTCTATTTTGTGCTGTAGTAATATTTGTTTCCTATTATTATGAGAAAAAACTTAAAGAAAATGATAAATATCTTGGTCATGGGATGGAAATACAGCAGGAACAGATAACGGAATTAGAACTGAAAAATTTCAAACCCTTTAGTGCCGAAACTTATGAACATATTTTTGCTAAACCCTGGACATTAAAACAGGGGGCAGTAGTAATGAGTATTATATTTACCCTCTTAATGGGGGTTACCAGGGCCGGATGGGGGGCGTCTACCCCTTATGGTATCTGGCTGGGCAAGGTATTAATGTTTTTGGGTATTTCAGCTGAATCTCTTGCTGATTTTACTAAAATGTCAGCAGATGTTTTCAAATTACCCTTTTTCCAACATGAAGTTTCAGTACAAAACTTTGGGATTATTGTGGGGGCAGTTATTTATCTCTTGACTGCTGGTAAGTTTAAAGCTATTTTTACCTCAGAACTTAAGATAAGTAAAAAGGAAATACTTTTATATGCCTTAGGTGGTATTACTATGGGATTAGGGACCCGTTTTGCCAATGGGTGTAATGTTGGTGCATTATATACCCCAATTGCTAACTTCTCTCTATCAGGTTGGGTGTTTTTAGTTTTTATGATTGTCGGTGGGATTATTAGTAATAGGATCTTTTTTAGCCCTCCACTGACCAGTAGTGGCAATCTTAAAAAGCAGGGTAGTGAAATTAGTATGTAA
- a CDS encoding rhodanese-like domain-containing protein translates to MRRKMIFSIMMALVLVTGIVGTGSVLAVSEKVEEAVNSYFANLPEDNSMIAEDSFIEKVKSGEKLFILDIRQADVYNEGHIKGAINLPWGPDAIPENLDKLPADETIYVYCYTAQTANQTVALLNFAGFEAKSVRFGWNLGISRVAGYEAVVETKNNELEGTSPYKIAPEIKDAVVDYYQGLADVDGTMFKNYKISEDLLKMTIDAEQDIIILSIRQSSAYSKGHIPGAINIPWGKGMQEYFGQLPADKKIVVYCYTGQTAGQTVAGLRMLGYDAVSLNGGMGTAANKPYGWSNKGYEIVK, encoded by the coding sequence ATGAGAAGAAAAATGATATTTTCAATAATGATGGCATTGGTATTAGTAACCGGTATAGTTGGTACAGGTTCTGTTCTGGCTGTATCAGAGAAGGTTGAAGAGGCAGTTAATAGTTATTTTGCCAATCTACCTGAAGACAATAGCATGATAGCTGAGGACAGTTTTATTGAAAAGGTCAAATCAGGTGAAAAGCTCTTTATTCTTGATATAAGACAGGCTGATGTTTATAATGAAGGACATATCAAGGGAGCGATTAATCTGCCCTGGGGTCCAGATGCTATTCCAGAAAATCTTGATAAGCTGCCTGCTGATGAAACTATTTATGTCTATTGCTATACAGCGCAGACTGCTAATCAGACTGTAGCTTTATTAAACTTTGCCGGTTTTGAGGCTAAGTCAGTTAGGTTTGGCTGGAATCTGGGAATTAGCAGGGTAGCTGGTTATGAAGCAGTTGTCGAGACAAAAAACAATGAACTTGAAGGTACAAGCCCATACAAAATAGCTCCTGAGATTAAAGACGCTGTTGTTGACTATTACCAAGGTTTAGCTGATGTTGATGGTACGATGTTTAAGAATTACAAAATTAGTGAAGATTTACTCAAGATGACAATTGATGCTGAACAGGACATTATTATTCTTTCTATAAGACAATCATCAGCTTATAGTAAAGGACATATTCCTGGAGCTATAAATATTCCCTGGGGTAAAGGAATGCAGGAGTATTTTGGTCAATTACCCGCAGACAAGAAAATTGTAGTCTACTGTTATACAGGTCAGACAGCAGGCCAGACAGTGGCAGGTTTGAGGATGTTAGGTTATGATGCAGTATCTCTCAATGGTGGTATGGGTACAGCAGCAAATAAACCCTATGGGTGGTCAAATAAGGGCTATGAAATTGTAAAATAA
- a CDS encoding sulfurtransferase, translated as MNNISKLLLLIMIILITVTACTSTKAPGEKGQEIISARDTLKSVSGEEAVLVDAQNSSAYKDGHVEGAVNISRNDITTFGPFPNMLAPAEKIEKVLGEKGIANDSTVIVYDNNNNMDAARLWWTMKVYGHEDVKVVSGGLKALLKAGAEKSTLMADMSAVKYEITEKNEEMLASREDVKAEVNNPQDDVVLLDVRTQEEYNAGTIPASVHLNYEYNNFDDGTFRPVRQIHTLYRDKEITPEKTVIMYCKTSIRAAQTYLALYNAGYRDLKIYDGAWIEWSSDTSLPVEIPDGTGIKTNFQDGS; from the coding sequence GTGAACAATATATCAAAACTTTTATTACTTATCATGATCATACTTATAACAGTTACAGCTTGTACAAGTACAAAGGCCCCGGGAGAAAAGGGGCAGGAGATTATTAGTGCCAGAGATACCCTGAAATCTGTCTCAGGAGAAGAGGCTGTACTGGTAGATGCGCAAAATTCAAGTGCTTATAAGGATGGTCATGTGGAAGGTGCAGTCAATATCAGCAGGAATGATATTACTACTTTTGGCCCATTCCCTAACATGCTGGCGCCAGCAGAAAAAATAGAAAAAGTATTGGGTGAAAAGGGTATAGCAAATGATTCCACAGTAATTGTTTATGACAATAATAACAATATGGATGCAGCCAGATTATGGTGGACGATGAAAGTTTATGGCCATGAAGATGTTAAAGTAGTAAGTGGTGGACTTAAAGCACTTCTTAAAGCTGGAGCAGAGAAATCTACTCTTATGGCTGATATGTCAGCAGTAAAATATGAAATAACAGAAAAAAATGAAGAGATGTTGGCCAGCAGGGAAGATGTCAAAGCTGAGGTTAATAATCCACAGGATGATGTAGTATTACTGGATGTCCGAACCCAGGAAGAATATAATGCAGGGACAATTCCTGCTTCAGTTCATTTGAATTATGAGTATAATAATTTTGATGATGGTACATTTAGACCTGTAAGACAGATTCATACTTTATATAGAGACAAAGAAATAACACCTGAGAAGACGGTCATTATGTATTGCAAAACCTCTATCAGGGCTGCTCAGACATACCTTGCACTATATAATGCTGGTTATAGGGATTTGAAGATATATGATGGAGCCTGGATTGAATGGTCTTCAGATACTTCTCTGCCAGTTGAAATACCTGATGGTACAGGGATTAAAACTAATTTTCAGGATGGGTCTTAA
- a CDS encoding ArnT family glycosyltransferase, whose protein sequence is MKFPKKLKAVHIIMIIFFVTNLFFLTNFPFVHSDEAWLSGLSRNILAEKDLSVTEPFFDLYPRHPHAVKSLFHLIQIIFIKLMGYSIFTFRFISLLTGTAALYLFYKLAKHFTRSDILANTAAVIMSLDIQFIYASHFARQEIILLLILLIALTYFLSKYRYQNTTRQDIVMGLMLGTGIGIHPNSFIIALVFIVLYTYNLLITKKIKLHNYLAFGGTLAGIALFFVTLSFHFDANFIQNYSSYGQKLGVFSSISTKFDRLDYFYQKLFYRVSGTYYIPPVKFQFALFALTIVFIILQVLLKKDKKNIPLLLIFLGINTAYVLIGRYNQTSIIFIFPVCYLMLLNIISIVRKKYMYIITTILIIVLALNTTATLTTDSHDNYDNYLREISSVVGKNKRVLANLNADYYFNNGQLFDYRNLAFLEENNLEFKDYINTNKIEYIIYPEEMDFIYNNRPVWNILYGNIYPYYQDMKEFLDNNCQLVHEFTNKTYGIRITKYIGKQEWKIKIYQVKQQQ, encoded by the coding sequence ATGAAATTTCCTAAAAAGTTAAAAGCAGTACATATCATTATGATAATTTTCTTTGTCACAAATCTGTTCTTTCTAACAAATTTCCCTTTTGTCCATTCAGATGAAGCCTGGTTAAGCGGTCTTTCCAGAAATATACTGGCAGAAAAAGACCTTTCTGTCACTGAACCCTTTTTTGATCTCTACCCCAGACATCCCCATGCTGTCAAATCACTATTTCACTTAATCCAGATAATCTTTATAAAACTGATGGGCTATAGTATCTTCACCTTCCGCTTCATCTCATTATTAACCGGTACAGCGGCTTTATATCTATTTTATAAGTTAGCAAAACATTTTACCAGGTCAGACATCCTGGCCAACACAGCTGCTGTTATCATGTCACTTGATATTCAATTTATTTATGCCTCACATTTTGCCAGACAGGAGATTATACTCTTATTAATCTTATTAATAGCCCTGACCTATTTTCTATCTAAATATCGCTATCAAAATACAACCCGGCAGGATATTGTCATGGGCTTAATGCTGGGAACAGGAATAGGCATTCATCCCAACAGCTTTATTATCGCTCTGGTCTTTATAGTCCTCTATACCTATAACCTTTTGATCACTAAAAAAATCAAATTACATAATTACCTTGCTTTTGGGGGAACCCTGGCAGGAATAGCTTTGTTTTTTGTAACCCTAAGCTTCCACTTCGATGCTAATTTTATACAAAACTATAGCAGCTATGGTCAAAAACTCGGTGTTTTTAGCTCAATTTCAACTAAATTTGACAGACTGGATTACTTTTACCAAAAGCTCTTTTATAGAGTCAGTGGTACCTATTATATTCCCCCTGTCAAATTTCAGTTTGCCCTTTTTGCCCTGACAATTGTTTTCATTATTTTACAGGTGCTTTTAAAAAAAGATAAAAAAAATATCCCCTTACTTTTAATTTTTCTAGGAATAAATACAGCTTATGTACTTATTGGACGATACAATCAAACAAGTATTATCTTTATCTTTCCTGTCTGTTACCTTATGCTCTTAAACATCATCTCTATTGTAAGGAAAAAATATATGTATATTATTACTACAATTCTCATAATTGTCCTGGCCTTGAACACAACAGCTACTCTGACAACAGACAGCCATGATAATTATGATAATTATCTTAGAGAAATATCCAGTGTGGTCGGTAAAAATAAGCGGGTCCTGGCCAACCTCAATGCCGATTACTATTTTAATAACGGCCAGCTGTTTGACTACAGAAATCTTGCCTTTCTGGAAGAAAATAATCTTGAGTTTAAAGATTATATCAATACCAATAAAATTGAATATATTATTTACCCGGAAGAAATGGATTTTATTTATAATAACCGACCTGTCTGGAATATACTATACGGGAACATCTATCCCTATTATCAGGATATGAAAGAATTTCTGGATAATAACTGCCAACTTGTTCATGAATTTACAAATAAAACATACGGGATAAGAATCACAAAATATATAGGTAAACAGGAATGGAAAATTAAAATATACCAGGTTAAACAGCAGCAATAA
- a CDS encoding ABC transporter ATP-binding protein — protein MTEYLHLKNIYKSYQNEKENEKKFVLENIDFTIDRAEFAAVLGPSGCGKTTLLKIAAGFMEAEQGAVYLAGEKISGPSVDRIMVFQEFRQLFPWKTVLDNVVFALQAKDIGNNYAERKRMACSYLKKVELPDVFNYYPYQLSGGMKQRAALARTLAADPEIMLMDEPFGSLDSQTRSNLQNLLIDIWQEAGKTILFVTHDIEEALVLADKIILMESNPGRIKKIINNNLDRPRDRVSTEFVRLYKIIAAV, from the coding sequence ATGACAGAATATCTACATCTAAAAAACATTTATAAAAGCTATCAAAATGAAAAAGAAAATGAAAAAAAGTTTGTTCTGGAAAACATAGATTTTACTATAGATAGAGCTGAGTTTGCAGCGGTTCTGGGTCCTTCAGGTTGTGGAAAAACCACCTTATTAAAAATAGCTGCTGGGTTTATGGAAGCAGAACAGGGGGCTGTGTATTTAGCAGGAGAGAAGATTAGCGGACCTAGTGTAGATAGAATTATGGTTTTTCAGGAGTTTAGACAGCTCTTCCCCTGGAAAACAGTTCTGGATAATGTGGTTTTTGCTCTGCAAGCAAAAGACATTGGTAATAATTATGCAGAAAGGAAAAGGATGGCTTGCAGTTATTTAAAAAAGGTGGAACTGCCCGATGTTTTTAATTATTATCCCTATCAACTTTCCGGGGGTATGAAACAAAGGGCTGCACTGGCCAGAACACTGGCAGCTGATCCTGAAATAATGCTGATGGATGAGCCTTTTGGGAGCCTGGACAGCCAGACCAGAAGTAATCTGCAGAACTTGCTGATAGATATCTGGCAGGAGGCCGGGAAGACAATACTCTTTGTAACTCATGACATAGAAGAAGCATTAGTTCTGGCAGATAAGATTATACTTATGGAAAGTAACCCTGGCCGGATAAAAAAAATTATCAACAATAACCTTGACAGACCGCGGGATAGAGTCAGTACTGAATTTGTCCGCTTGTATAAAATTATTGCTGCTGTTTAA
- a CDS encoding ABC transporter permease translates to MKKSKILQRVFWIILLALAWQLIFWSGRFSPLVFPSLSEIAQALIESLINGELSRQLLFSLSIIGQALFISLLLALFLSLTAHFSENIAGLIDTLVALAHPLPGIALMPLILIWSGAGRQAILVIIVHSVLWPMVLNLRTGFSSIPEIYRLVGQNYGLSRLQILFQIMVPAALPYFLAGLKIGWARAWRALISAEMLFGAVNSVGGLGWYIFQKRVFFDLPGVFAGITVIVIIGILVEDFIFDKIKNKTVQKWGMES, encoded by the coding sequence ATGAAAAAGAGTAAGATCTTACAGAGGGTTTTCTGGATTATTCTATTGGCACTGGCCTGGCAGTTAATATTCTGGAGTGGGAGATTTTCTCCACTGGTTTTTCCTTCATTGTCAGAAATCGCTCAAGCACTTATAGAATCGCTTATTAACGGCGAACTTAGCCGACAGTTACTCTTTTCTCTATCTATTATTGGCCAGGCCCTCTTTATTAGCCTACTACTTGCTTTATTTCTATCACTTACAGCACATTTTTCTGAGAATATAGCTGGACTGATAGATACCCTGGTAGCTCTTGCCCACCCATTACCGGGAATCGCCCTGATGCCTTTGATACTTATCTGGTCTGGTGCCGGACGTCAGGCCATTCTGGTGATTATTGTCCACTCAGTATTATGGCCGATGGTTTTGAATCTGAGGACTGGTTTTAGTTCTATCCCTGAGATATATAGGCTGGTTGGGCAAAATTATGGTCTAAGTAGGTTGCAGATACTGTTCCAGATTATGGTTCCGGCTGCACTGCCGTATTTTCTGGCTGGTTTGAAAATTGGCTGGGCCCGGGCCTGGCGAGCATTAATAAGTGCTGAAATGCTCTTTGGAGCAGTCAACAGTGTTGGTGGGTTAGGGTGGTATATTTTTCAGAAGAGGGTATTTTTTGATCTGCCCGGGGTTTTTGCCGGTATAACTGTGATTGTGATTATTGGTATTCTGGTTGAGGATTTTATATTTGATAAGATTAAAAATAAGACAGTCCAAAAATGGGGAATGGAGTCATGA
- a CDS encoding ABC transporter substrate-binding protein, translated as MIGREVCRKGSINFMKKAAILLLIIPISIVILSSCASKNSENTVTIAEQYGLAYAPVQLMKDKNILEENINNIDVKWKKLANTAAIREAMLAGEVDIGFMAIPPFLIGRDRGMEWKIISGLSMSPLGLMTYRKDIKTLADISENDRIALPQPGSIQHILLAMAAERELGIADRFDDQLVTMAHPDGMNALLSRKEITAHFTSPPYIFKESEEEGIHQILSGQEALGGEFSFVVGVATEEFYNNQSEIYRAFVKSLQEAIEFINQNPGEAAGLLTENYALSEEEIEKYITWPGMSYTMDIRGLDQFINFMQEAEYINSKNMELSQLIWEVDLYEKE; from the coding sequence GTGATTGGAAGGGAAGTCTGTAGGAAAGGAAGTATTAATTTTATGAAGAAAGCAGCTATTTTACTACTAATAATACCTATATCTATAGTTATATTAAGCAGCTGTGCTAGTAAAAATAGTGAAAACACTGTTACTATAGCAGAGCAGTATGGGTTGGCTTATGCCCCCGTACAGCTTATGAAGGATAAAAATATTTTGGAGGAAAATATAAATAATATTGATGTAAAATGGAAGAAACTGGCCAATACAGCAGCTATCAGAGAGGCCATGCTGGCTGGAGAGGTTGATATAGGTTTTATGGCTATTCCACCTTTTCTGATAGGGAGAGATAGGGGGATGGAGTGGAAGATAATCAGTGGTCTTTCTATGAGCCCCCTGGGCCTTATGACTTACAGAAAAGATATTAAGACATTAGCAGATATTAGTGAAAATGACCGTATTGCCTTGCCTCAACCGGGTAGTATCCAGCATATCTTGCTGGCCATGGCAGCTGAGAGAGAGTTGGGTATTGCTGATCGTTTTGATGACCAGCTTGTAACCATGGCCCATCCGGATGGGATGAATGCCCTGCTGTCCAGGAAAGAGATAACAGCACATTTTACTTCACCTCCCTATATATTTAAAGAGAGTGAGGAAGAAGGGATCCATCAGATCCTGAGTGGTCAAGAGGCTCTGGGCGGTGAATTCAGTTTTGTTGTAGGAGTCGCTACAGAGGAATTTTATAATAATCAATCGGAAATATACAGGGCATTTGTGAAATCGCTTCAAGAGGCTATAGAATTTATTAATCAGAATCCAGGGGAGGCGGCAGGTCTACTTACTGAAAACTATGCTCTCTCTGAAGAGGAAATAGAGAAATATATTACCTGGCCTGGTATGAGTTATACAATGGATATTCGTGGCTTAGATCAATTTATTAATTTTATGCAGGAAGCTGAGTATATAAATTCTAAGAATATGGAGCTGTCTCAGTTAATATGGGAAGTAGATTTATATGAAAAAGAGTAA
- a CDS encoding ATP-grasp domain-containing protein, whose translation MRLLILGGGSGQLAAIKKAKEKGHEVIVSDYYEDAPGKSYADYGETVSTFDIRGNIAVGRKYNIDGVMTSGTDQPVYTAAEVASSLNLPFFLSLQTAKAVTNKRDMKNNFRKYNIPTVKFKILAKNFSAVELDGFDFPVVIKPLDNQGQRGVFKLNSLTEIRDKFLEVLEFSQEEEILLEEYYDSKEITVSGWVHKGQLYILTVTDRIRYGNSLHIGVCTAHIFPSSFLRGYYQEIMVISQKIVQSFKIKNGPIYFQMLIGDEGIKVNEIACRIGGAYEGDFMPHLTGVDILDLMVDLSLADDLKIKHLQDYKLLNNKKWLSVQLFFARPGRISRMSSVDELTGLPCVMQAGFNFSHGDRIGKIENATERAGYFIVEGKNRAGLKENISRVYNQLKICDSSGRNLVMRELGEVL comes from the coding sequence ATGAGACTATTGATTCTTGGCGGGGGCAGTGGTCAGCTGGCTGCTATCAAAAAAGCAAAGGAGAAGGGACATGAGGTGATTGTCTCTGATTATTATGAAGACGCCCCTGGTAAAAGCTATGCTGATTATGGAGAAACAGTAAGTACCTTTGATATAAGGGGGAATATAGCAGTAGGTAGGAAATATAATATTGATGGGGTGATGACATCAGGGACAGACCAGCCTGTTTATACAGCAGCAGAGGTAGCATCAAGCTTAAATCTCCCTTTTTTTTTATCCCTTCAAACTGCTAAAGCTGTAACCAATAAAAGAGATATGAAAAATAACTTTCGTAAATATAATATTCCTACAGTTAAATTTAAAATACTAGCTAAAAATTTCTCTGCAGTGGAACTGGATGGTTTTGATTTTCCTGTGGTTATTAAACCACTTGATAATCAGGGACAGCGCGGGGTTTTCAAACTAAATTCTCTCACGGAAATAAGGGATAAATTTCTGGAAGTCTTAGAATTTTCCCAGGAAGAGGAGATTTTACTTGAGGAATATTATGATAGCAAGGAGATTACAGTCAGTGGCTGGGTACATAAGGGGCAGTTATATATCTTAACGGTAACAGACCGGATTAGATATGGAAATTCATTACATATCGGGGTCTGTACAGCACATATTTTCCCCTCTTCTTTTCTAAGGGGGTATTATCAGGAAATTATGGTAATTTCCCAAAAGATAGTTCAGAGTTTTAAGATAAAAAATGGTCCGATATATTTCCAGATGCTGATTGGTGATGAGGGAATTAAGGTCAATGAGATAGCCTGCCGTATTGGAGGTGCATATGAAGGTGATTTTATGCCACACTTAACCGGAGTAGATATCCTGGATTTAATGGTTGATTTGTCACTGGCTGATGATCTGAAAATTAAGCATCTTCAAGATTATAAGCTGCTTAATAATAAAAAATGGCTTTCTGTACAATTGTTTTTTGCTAGACCGGGCAGGATAAGTAGGATGAGTAGTGTTGATGAGTTAACCGGTCTACCGTGTGTTATGCAGGCCGGGTTTAATTTTAGTCATGGTGATAGGATCGGTAAAATAGAAAATGCCACAGAAAGGGCTGGCTATTTCATTGTAGAGGGAAAAAACAGAGCAGGTCTTAAAGAGAATATTAGTAGGGTCTATAATCAGCTTAAAATATGTGATAGTTCTGGAAGGAACCTGGTAATGAGGGAACTGGGTGAGGTTTTGTGA